One stretch of Pieris brassicae chromosome 8, ilPieBrab1.1, whole genome shotgun sequence DNA includes these proteins:
- the LOC123713354 gene encoding uncharacterized protein LOC123713354, which produces MLHRTSSSRRRRASRSAATSPQTRSPRPSAQTSRRASLATTETDDELEPPPQRSPRASLAPDAALDYQRSPRHSLVPETRSARNSITPETTLVRNTLTPSRNNLGVEQAYGSRLSLNPQDFNRSPRNSLIPDASARTPRRSLIPEGTSWNQPRNSLVPDVGRSPRHSVANIQIDPARNQKNLGPSPRTSPRGSIAPDALRKDFAELNRAPRGSLIPESQRSPRGSIAAPSERSGRGSLVTGDIDASRLSPRGSLTLTFQEPLVSRERRASDESQTAGGRGRVSPYRSSLGGRQGTGLSDTGSRRASSSVSQVSGDEQRRLCGEQTKYNDRTGLGLGVGLTTYGSVAYQLKDANMEATGTIDFVCRAAKIMNRTIVMTVFLAVLSTLPVIMMIMGVQYIRDCPAEPRLPVYMVVGGAAGGVGICWLLWAQLASRNSNSSASVPETILAYSLTAFLIGWFAFGNYWTLGIMWPDYAPSLFDPNKWCHRTLYVFALTQLGVMWGVLALMSLLLLALVVCQVFGCGWLGPPRYK; this is translated from the exons ATGCTACACAGAACATCTTCGTCTCGGCGCCGGAGGGCATCAAGAAGTGCGGCAACATCGCCTCAGACTAGATCTCCGAGACCTTCTGCACAAACATCGAGACGCGCCTCATTAGCAACTACAGAAACTGACGATGAACTAGAACCTCCACCACAACGCAGCCCAAGGGCAAGTCTTGCTCCAGATGCAGCTCTAGACTATCAAAGGAGTCCTCGTCATTCCCTCGTACCAGAGACACGGTCAGCTAGAAACTCTATCACTCCAGAAACAACACTTGTAAGAAACACACTCACTCCCTCAAGGAACAATCTTGGTGTCGAACAGGCCTACGGATCTCGCCTGAGCTTAAATCCACAAGACTTTAATCGCTCACCACGTAACAGTCTCATCCCAGACGCATCAGCAAGAACACCACGACGAAGTTTAATCCCAGAAGGAACTTCATGGAACCAACCTAGAAACTCTTTAGTGCCAGACGTCGGTAGAAGTCCCAGACATTCGGTTGCAAACATACAAATTGACCCCGCAAGAAACCAAAAGAACCTGGGTCCAAGTCCTCGAACAAGTCCTCGTGGCAGTATAGCACCAGATGCGTTAAGAAAAGACTTTGCCGAATTAAATAGGGCTCCTAGAGGTTCATTGATACCCGAATCGCAAAGGAGCCCAAGAGGCAGTATTGCTGCACCTTCTGAAAGAAGCGGCCGAGGCAGTTTAGTCACTGGAGATATAGACGCTTCAAGATTAAGCCCCAGGGGAAGTTTGACATTAACTTTTCAAGAACCATTAGTTTCGAGGGAAAGGAGAGCAAGTGATGAAAGCCAAACAGCTG GAGGCAGAGGTCGTGTCTCCCCGTATCGGTCGTCTTTGGGAGGTCGTCAAGGTACCGGTCTATCAGATACAGGATCGCGGAGAGCGTCCAGTTCTGTCAGCCAA GTGTCAGGTGATGAGCAACGAAGGCTGTGCGGGGAACAGACCAAATATAACGATCGCACGGGTCTGGGTTTGGGCGTGGGTTTGACTACTTATGGTTCAGTTGCCTATCAGCTAAAAGATGCGAACATGGAAGCAACGGGCACGATAGATTTTGTTTGCCGAGCTGCTAAAATTATGAATAGAACTA TTGTGATGACAGTATTTTTAGCTGTCCTGTCAACTCTCCCAGTTATTATGATGATTATGG GCGTTCAATATATCCGCGACTGTCCGGCGGAGCCTCGTCTACCTGTCTACATGGTGGTGGGAGGTGCAGCAGGAGGTGTGGGCATTTGTTGGTTATTGTGGGCACAGTTGGCTAGCCGCAACTCTAATTCTTCAGCATCGGTGCCTGAGACAATACTGGCCTATTCACTCACTGCATTTCTTATCGGATG GTTCGCATTTGGCAATTACTGGACCCTGGGTATCATGTGGCCAGACTACGCACCAAGCCTCTTTGATCCAAACAAGTGGTGCCACCGTACTCTCTACGTATTTGCTTTAACTCAACTTGGTGTCATGTGGGGCGTTCTGGCTTTGATGTCACTATTGCTATTAGCCCTTGTCGTCTGCCAg GTCTTCGGTTGTGGCTGGCTGGGGCCCCCTCGCTACAAGTAG